The proteins below are encoded in one region of Alosa sapidissima isolate fAloSap1 chromosome 24, fAloSap1.pri, whole genome shotgun sequence:
- the arl4d gene encoding ADP-ribosylation factor-like protein 4D, which yields MGNQLTEIAPNTPFLPNFQSLHVVVIGLDSAGKTSLLYRLKLKEFVKTIPTKGFNTEKIKVAVGNSRAITFQVWDVGGQEKLRPLWKSYTRRTDGMVFVVDSTEAERMEEAKVELHKITRTSENQGVPVLVLANKQDLPAALATSEMEKVLAVHELSASTLHHVQGCSAVDGQGLQTGLEKLYEMILKRKKMVKHSKKKR from the coding sequence ATGGGAAACCAGTTGACCGAGATTGCCCCCAACACACCGTTCCTGCCTAACTTCCAGTCCTTGCACGTGGTGGTGATTGGACTGGACTCGGCTGGCAAGACCTCCCTTCTCTACAGGCTCAAGCTGAAGGAGTTTGTAAAGACCATCCCCACCAAGGGTTTCAACACGGAGAAGATCAAAGTGGCGGTGGGCAACAGCCGGGCGATCACCTTCCAGGTGTGGGACGTGGGCGGCCAGGAGAAACTCCGTCCACTCTGGAAGTCCTACACGCGTCGCACGGACGGCATGGTGTTCGTGGTGGACTCCACCGAGGCAGAGCGCATGGAGGAGGCCAAGGTGGAGCTGCACAAGATCACGCGCACGTCCGAGAACCAGGGTGTGCCCGTGCTCGTGCTGGCCAACAAACAGGACCTACCGGCCGCGCTGGCCACCTCGGAGATGGAGAAGGTGCTGGCCGTGCACGAACTGAGCGCCTCCACGCTGCACCATGTGCAGGGCTGCAGCGCGGTGGACGGTCAGGGCCTTCAGACGGGCCTGGAGAAACTCTACGAGATGATCCTCAAGCGCAAGAAGATGGTCAAGCATAGTAAGAAAAAGAGATGA